In one window of Deltaproteobacteria bacterium DNA:
- a CDS encoding metal ABC transporter permease, with amino-acid sequence MVDILFTAFLLSVVLVGIHSFFGMEILKRGIIFTDLAIGQMAALGAAISLFFFEGEYLYPTSLLLAFLGAYVIAVASKVEKLSEAFIGLIYAFGIATVFLILSKSPHGTEDFQRLLANDLLFVSLQDIYSTTGIYFLIGICLYLTGKFFKNRLKDISFFLLFAVTVTSSVKLAGVLVVFSLLVAPALVSLMMVSRLNLIFAWIYGTLVNLLGVIISYKLDLPTGYTLVSLHSLLAAFVFLIKPSCPRGRHEG; translated from the coding sequence ATAGTGGACATCCTTTTTACTGCTTTTCTTCTTTCGGTGGTCCTGGTGGGGATCCATTCTTTTTTCGGGATGGAGATCTTAAAACGAGGGATCATTTTTACCGATCTGGCTATTGGTCAAATGGCGGCCCTGGGGGCCGCCATTTCTTTATTCTTTTTTGAAGGGGAATATCTGTATCCCACCTCCCTGCTCTTGGCCTTTTTGGGGGCTTATGTGATTGCCGTGGCTTCAAAGGTCGAAAAACTGTCCGAGGCCTTTATCGGCCTGATCTATGCCTTTGGAATTGCCACCGTGTTTTTGATCCTTTCAAAGTCCCCTCATGGGACGGAAGATTTTCAACGACTTCTGGCAAACGATTTGCTTTTCGTTTCCCTGCAAGATATCTACTCCACCACGGGGATCTACTTTTTAATAGGGATCTGCCTTTATCTGACCGGAAAATTTTTTAAGAACCGGCTTAAAGATATCAGCTTTTTCTTGCTCTTTGCCGTGACGGTAACCAGTTCGGTAAAACTGGCCGGTGTCTTGGTGGTTTTCTCTCTCCTGGTGGCTCCGGCCCTGGTCTCTTTGATGATGGTCAGCCGTCTTAACCTCATATTTGCCTGGATCTACGGAACGTTGGTTAACCTGCTTGGTGTGATTATTTCCTATAAACTGGATTTGCCGACGGGGTATACCCTGGTCTCCCTTCATTCTCTCTTAGCGGCCTTTGTTTTTCTTATTAAGCCCTCATGCCCCAGAGGGCGCCACGAAGGATGA
- a CDS encoding type II toxin-antitoxin system RelB/DinJ family antitoxin has product MTKTSTVRARIKPDLKEKAEQVFRQLGLNPTQAITLFYRQVELRRGLPFEIAFPTGTTSKTFEDTDAGRNLVVCKNIEDMFEKLGI; this is encoded by the coding sequence ATGACAAAGACATCTACTGTAAGGGCACGGATAAAGCCGGATTTAAAAGAAAAGGCCGAACAGGTTTTTCGTCAGTTGGGTTTGAATCCTACCCAGGCTATTACCCTGTTCTACCGGCAGGTGGAACTCCGCCGGGGGCTTCCCTTCGAGATTGCCTTCCCGACCGGAACGACGTCCAAGACCTTTGAGGATACCGATGCCGGCCGAAACCTGGTGGTCTGTAAAAATATCGAGGATATGTTTGAAAAGCTGGGCATCTGA
- a CDS encoding type II toxin-antitoxin system YafQ family toxin: protein MVTPVFTRQFEKDLKRMKRQGKKIDKLKLIMHSLVAVEPIDPIHKDHRLIGNWQGRRECHIEADWLLIYKIDNNQVIFERTGSHSDLFR, encoded by the coding sequence ATGGTTACACCTGTTTTTACGCGGCAGTTCGAAAAAGACCTCAAGCGCATGAAAAGACAGGGGAAAAAAATAGACAAGCTCAAACTTATTATGCATTCCCTTGTTGCTGTGGAACCAATTGACCCCATTCACAAGGACCACCGACTGATTGGCAACTGGCAAGGAAGGCGAGAATGCCATATTGAAGCGGACTGGCTTCTGATCTACAAAATCGATAACAATCAGGTTATCTTTGAACGGACCGGCTCCCATTCGGATCTCTTTAGATAG
- a CDS encoding PTS sugar transporter subunit IIA, with protein MNENRANAFLRMIRHAQRGRLKVYLGYCPGVGKTYQMLQEGHRLNIDGIDVVIGLVETHGRADIAKLAEGLEVIPRRRQEYRGVPVEEMDVEAILKRKPQVALIDELAHTNVPGSPNQKRYQDVQDILAAGIHVITTLNLQHLESLYNMVEKAVGVKVRERLPDSVLAEADQIVDVDLSTEDLQKRLEEGKIYPRERIQTALSNFFRTSNLEKLRELTLRELASQIDLRRRETEDKESEITPDQVMVCLSSRGPNSDKLLRYASRLAGKLSRNWYAVYVQTPSEEATIIDARTQRQLSDTLTLAKQLGALVFTYKGEDIVDTILRFAREYRVGHIIIGRPGTKPFFKKFRKNKDIAGDLIKKGLGITVIVLDTREEEPGTTVGREEVPETPPPVSTPSEPKPLSQDQLMLSQLLTPQRIIIWDQPAIKEVILRKLVEAVAKSDRIGNPETLLKEVLMREEQGSTFFNEGVAFPHARISDLTAPRVALGLTRQGVSDVLTEKPIEIVFLILSPAETPDIQVKVLGLTSRAAQNRQLLKALKSTQNPEEVLAAIRSWEVP; from the coding sequence ATGAACGAAAACAGAGCCAATGCTTTTCTGAGAATGATCCGTCACGCCCAGCGGGGACGGTTGAAGGTCTATCTCGGCTATTGCCCGGGAGTAGGCAAGACCTATCAGATGCTCCAGGAAGGTCACCGGCTTAATATCGATGGGATCGACGTCGTTATCGGGCTGGTTGAAACCCACGGCCGGGCCGATATCGCCAAACTGGCTGAAGGGCTGGAGGTCATCCCCCGGCGCCGGCAGGAATACCGCGGTGTTCCGGTGGAAGAGATGGATGTGGAGGCCATCCTGAAGCGCAAACCCCAGGTAGCCCTTATCGACGAACTGGCCCATACCAACGTCCCCGGTAGCCCGAACCAAAAACGCTATCAGGATGTTCAGGACATTCTGGCCGCCGGCATCCATGTCATCACCACTTTGAACCTTCAACATCTGGAAAGCCTCTACAACATGGTCGAAAAGGCCGTAGGGGTCAAGGTCCGGGAGCGTCTTCCCGATTCGGTACTGGCCGAAGCCGACCAGATCGTGGACGTGGATTTATCCACCGAGGACTTACAAAAAAGATTGGAAGAAGGTAAAATCTATCCCCGAGAGCGTATCCAGACGGCGCTTTCTAATTTTTTCAGGACTTCCAATCTGGAAAAGCTGCGGGAGTTAACCCTTCGTGAACTCGCCTCCCAGATCGATTTGAGAAGGCGGGAGACGGAGGATAAAGAAAGTGAAATCACCCCGGACCAGGTGATGGTCTGCCTGAGTTCGCGGGGCCCTAATAGCGACAAGTTACTGCGTTATGCCTCGCGCTTAGCAGGAAAACTGAGCCGAAACTGGTATGCCGTCTATGTTCAAACCCCTTCCGAGGAGGCCACGATCATCGATGCCCGCACCCAGCGCCAACTCTCCGACACCTTGACTCTGGCCAAGCAATTAGGGGCCCTGGTGTTTACCTATAAGGGGGAAGATATCGTCGATACCATCCTCCGCTTTGCCAGGGAATACCGGGTGGGGCATATCATTATCGGGAGACCGGGGACTAAACCTTTCTTTAAAAAATTCAGAAAGAATAAAGATATTGCCGGCGATCTGATCAAAAAAGGCCTGGGGATCACGGTGATCGTTTTGGATACCCGCGAAGAAGAACCGGGGACGACCGTAGGCCGGGAAGAGGTTCCAGAAACACCTCCCCCGGTCTCCACCCCTTCAGAGCCCAAACCCCTTTCGCAAGATCAATTGATGTTGAGTCAACTGCTCACTCCTCAACGGATTATCATCTGGGACCAGCCGGCCATCAAGGAGGTGATTCTTAGAAAATTGGTGGAAGCCGTGGCGAAATCCGACCGGATAGGCAATCCGGAGACCTTATTAAAAGAAGTCCTCATGCGCGAAGAACAGGGGTCGACCTTTTTCAACGAAGGGGTGGCCTTCCCACATGCCCGGATCAGTGACCTGACGGCCCCCAGAGTTGCGTTAGGATTAACCCGGCAAGGGGTATCCGATGTCCTTACCGAGAAACCGATTGAGATCGTTTTTCTAATCCTTTCGCCGGCCGAAACACCGGATATCCAGGTCAAGGTATTGGGTCTAACCAGCCGGGCGGCCCAAAACAGACAACTCCTGAAAGCCCTTAAATCAACCCAAAATCCGGAAGAGGTCTTAGCCGCCATTCGCAGTTGGGAAGTGCCTTAA
- the kdpB gene encoding potassium-transporting ATPase subunit KdpB, producing the protein MAAKTHSLFERAIIGQAIIDSFKKLNPRALLKNPVIFVTEVGAALTTFGLFFKFGNDSFGFILQVTLWLWFTVLFANFAEAMAEGRGKAQANALRKTRTQTLANRLKSDGSVERIEADRLRKDDLVLVSAGEIIPSDGEIIEGVATVDESAITGESAPVIREAGGDRSAVTGGTRVLSDQIKVMVTADPGKSFLDRMIQLVEGAQRQKTPNEIALTILLSALTIIFLMVCITLKPFGLYSGVAFSLTVLVALLVCLIPTTIGGLLSAIGIAGIDRMVQKNVLAMSGRAVEAAGDIDVLLLDKTGTITLGDRQASAFLPAPGVRVEELADAAQLASLADETPEGRSIVVLAKHYGLRGRSISEMSKARFITFSAQTRMSGVDVDGRQIRKGAVDAIKTFTETELPLEVQEAVDSISLSGGTPLLVVDQEKVLGAIHLKDIVKGGLKDRFERFRAMGIKTVMVTGDNRLTAAAIAREAGVDDFIAEARPEDKLALIRKEQAAGHLVAMTGDGTNDAPALAQADVGVAMNTGTQAAKEAGNMVDLDSNPTKLIEVVEIGKQMLITRGALTTFSIANDVAKYFAIIPAMLMSVFPVIAPLNIMGLQSPQSAILSAVIFNALIIMALIPLALRGVRFRPLGAAALLKRNLLIYGLGGLIAPFPGIKLIDWIINAMHIV; encoded by the coding sequence ATGGCGGCTAAAACGCATTCCCTATTTGAACGGGCTATCATCGGACAGGCAATAATCGATTCGTTTAAAAAGCTCAATCCCCGAGCTTTGTTAAAAAATCCGGTTATTTTTGTAACCGAGGTGGGGGCGGCTTTGACCACCTTCGGCCTTTTTTTCAAATTTGGAAACGATTCCTTCGGGTTTATCCTGCAAGTCACCCTCTGGCTCTGGTTTACCGTGCTCTTCGCCAATTTCGCCGAGGCCATGGCCGAAGGCCGGGGCAAGGCCCAGGCCAATGCCCTTCGTAAAACCCGAACCCAGACCCTGGCCAATCGGTTGAAATCCGATGGTTCGGTAGAGCGGATCGAAGCCGACCGCTTGCGAAAGGACGACCTGGTTCTGGTGTCGGCCGGGGAGATCATCCCATCGGACGGTGAAATCATTGAAGGGGTGGCAACGGTGGATGAATCGGCCATTACCGGCGAGTCGGCCCCGGTCATCCGGGAGGCCGGGGGCGATCGTAGCGCCGTCACCGGCGGTACCCGGGTTCTATCGGATCAGATCAAGGTCATGGTGACCGCCGATCCTGGGAAGAGTTTTCTGGACCGGATGATCCAGCTCGTTGAAGGGGCCCAGCGTCAAAAAACCCCGAACGAGATCGCCCTGACGATCCTCCTTTCCGCCCTGACTATCATCTTTTTGATGGTCTGCATCACCCTGAAGCCTTTCGGTCTTTATTCGGGTGTGGCCTTCTCCCTCACCGTCCTGGTCGCCCTCCTGGTCTGCCTGATCCCCACCACTATCGGCGGTTTACTCAGCGCCATCGGGATTGCCGGGATCGACCGGATGGTTCAAAAAAATGTCCTGGCCATGAGCGGCCGGGCCGTAGAAGCCGCCGGGGATATCGACGTGCTGCTCTTGGATAAAACAGGGACCATCACTTTGGGAGACCGCCAGGCCAGTGCCTTTCTTCCCGCCCCCGGGGTCCGGGTGGAAGAATTGGCCGATGCGGCCCAATTGGCCTCTCTGGCCGACGAAACGCCCGAAGGCCGGAGCATCGTCGTCCTGGCTAAACACTACGGTTTAAGGGGACGTTCCATTTCGGAAATGTCCAAAGCCCGGTTTATCACCTTTTCAGCTCAGACCAGGATGAGCGGCGTGGATGTGGACGGCCGGCAGATCCGAAAGGGGGCCGTAGACGCCATCAAGACCTTCACGGAGACTGAGCTTCCCTTGGAGGTTCAAGAGGCCGTGGATTCCATTTCCCTCTCCGGCGGAACGCCCCTTCTGGTCGTAGACCAAGAAAAGGTCCTGGGGGCCATCCACTTGAAGGATATTGTCAAGGGCGGACTGAAAGATCGTTTTGAACGATTTCGGGCCATGGGGATCAAAACCGTCATGGTCACCGGGGACAACCGCCTGACGGCTGCGGCCATTGCCCGGGAGGCGGGTGTGGATGATTTTATCGCTGAGGCCAGGCCGGAGGACAAACTGGCCCTGATCCGTAAGGAACAGGCCGCCGGTCATTTAGTGGCCATGACCGGTGACGGCACCAATGATGCGCCGGCCCTGGCCCAGGCCGACGTCGGTGTGGCCATGAACACAGGAACCCAGGCGGCCAAGGAGGCCGGCAATATGGTGGACCTGGATTCCAACCCGACGAAATTGATCGAGGTCGTTGAAATAGGCAAACAGATGCTGATCACCCGGGGGGCCTTAACCACTTTCAGTATCGCCAATGATGTGGCCAAATACTTTGCCATCATCCCGGCCATGCTGATGAGTGTCTTTCCGGTTATTGCTCCCCTTAACATCATGGGGCTTCAGTCCCCCCAAAGCGCCATTCTGAGCGCCGTTATTTTCAATGCCTTGATCATCATGGCCCTGATCCCCTTGGCTTTGCGGGGAGTACGTTTTCGCCCCTTGGGAGCAGCCGCACTTCTCAAGCGCAACCTGTTAATCTATGGTCTCGGCGGTCTTATTGCACCGTTCCCGGGTATTAAACTGATCGATTGGATCATAAACGCTATGCATATTGTGTGA